From the genome of Cognaticolwellia beringensis, one region includes:
- a CDS encoding type II toxin-antitoxin system Phd/YefM family antitoxin, producing the protein MQPKFSEDVVPLSDLKINPVKIVNHAKDSHRPILVTSRGRGIAVVQGLDEYEKSIEELAFIKAVVKGMLDIKEGNKSDISDVKARLGL; encoded by the coding sequence ATGCAACCAAAATTCTCAGAAGATGTCGTGCCCTTATCGGATCTTAAAATTAATCCAGTTAAGATAGTTAATCATGCTAAAGATTCTCATAGACCAATACTAGTCACTAGTCGTGGACGAGGTATTGCTGTAGTTCAAGGCTTAGACGAATATGAAAAAAGTATCGAAGAGCTTGCTTTCATAAAAGCTGTTGTCAAAGGCATGCTTGATATTAAAGAAGGAAATAAATCGGATATCAGTGATGTAAAAGCAAGGCTAGGTTTGTAG
- a CDS encoding response regulator, which produces MSVEALYKVILYPFINESLASLKAMTNLVGEAGDAFVDSVDDFRFKGYAVCSEVTGGLDGVIMMHHYPETAIAIGNSVCEHMFEEKYQFTEINEELSNALAEWGNTIVGRSTDLHGRYSLDYKFSSPYFVHDVNDMDKYLVGVTEVITVPITIEGVGRYYFNLLIRNVEYQSVGIKREASTGISNPHTKVLPLESKILLVDDSGMIRKALKRYLSQLGYNNVIEADDGSTAVIMVEEEKPDFMFMDVVMGQLNGDLALAKIRDNGSNVPVVMLSSVTDQALIKSCESMGISGFIFKPIQADNGAQIIKDYLKIA; this is translated from the coding sequence GCCATGACGAACTTGGTTGGCGAAGCCGGGGATGCCTTTGTTGATAGTGTTGATGATTTTCGCTTTAAAGGTTATGCGGTATGCTCTGAAGTTACGGGCGGCTTAGATGGCGTTATTATGATGCATCATTACCCTGAAACCGCGATTGCTATCGGTAACTCGGTTTGTGAACATATGTTTGAAGAAAAATATCAATTCACTGAAATAAACGAAGAATTAAGTAATGCCTTAGCTGAGTGGGGCAATACCATTGTCGGTCGCTCAACCGATTTACACGGCCGCTATAGTTTAGATTATAAATTTTCTAGCCCATACTTTGTTCATGACGTGAATGACATGGACAAATACTTAGTCGGTGTAACAGAAGTTATAACTGTGCCTATTACCATCGAAGGTGTGGGGCGTTATTATTTTAATTTGTTAATCCGCAATGTTGAATATCAATCGGTAGGGATTAAGCGAGAAGCCAGTACGGGTATTAGTAATCCACATACCAAAGTATTGCCGCTTGAAAGTAAAATACTCTTAGTTGACGACAGTGGCATGATCCGCAAAGCACTAAAACGGTATTTATCACAACTTGGCTATAATAATGTTATTGAAGCTGACGATGGTTCTACAGCAGTGATAATGGTTGAGGAGGAAAAGCCAGACTTCATGTTTATGGATGTGGTCATGGGGCAACTGAACGGTGACTTAGCCTTAGCGAAAATTCGTGATAATGGCAGTAACGTGCCCGTAGTTATGCTGTCTTCGGTAACAGACCAAGCGTTAATCAAGAGTTGTGAAAGTATGGGTATCTCTGGTTTTATCTTTAAACCCATTCAGGCCGATAATGGTGCGCAAATTATCAAAGACTATTTGAAAATAGCTTAA
- a CDS encoding lysozyme: MKFKYFAVYGLIALLGACSQTPRVSDQSTPSNQSSSITKSDPGSFKTNQACINIIKEFEGVRLNAYRGLSGAFLIGYGHMADVHKGMKISQKQAEQLLKEDLNRFEKDVARHVKVPITENQFSAMVCLSYNIGSGNFYKSTVLKKINNNLPTEAADAILMWNKVNKKVNLHQVKRRKMERALFIMP; the protein is encoded by the coding sequence ATGAAATTTAAATATTTTGCTGTCTATGGCTTAATTGCTTTACTTGGCGCTTGTAGCCAAACGCCTAGAGTGTCGGATCAGTCTACCCCATCTAATCAATCGTCATCGATAACAAAAAGCGACCCAGGTAGCTTTAAAACAAACCAAGCCTGCATTAATATTATTAAAGAATTTGAAGGAGTGCGTCTCAATGCTTATAGAGGTCTCTCAGGTGCTTTTCTCATAGGTTACGGTCATATGGCTGATGTTCACAAAGGAATGAAGATATCGCAAAAGCAAGCTGAGCAGTTGCTTAAAGAAGATTTAAATCGATTTGAAAAAGACGTTGCCCGACATGTTAAAGTTCCGATCACTGAAAATCAGTTTAGTGCAATGGTTTGCCTCTCGTACAATATTGGTAGTGGTAATTTTTATAAGTCGACAGTACTGAAAAAAATTAACAACAACTTGCCGACAGAAGCAGCTGATGCCATTTTAATGTGGAATAAAGTTAATAAAAAGGTAAACCTTCATCAAGTTAAACGTAGAAAAATGGAAAGAGCTTTATTTATTATGCCTTAA
- a CDS encoding NF038104 family lipoprotein, which produces MLKKVTLSIFLLYVLVSLSGCIAVAVVSTAVGVTTSVVGGAIDVVDAVTPDIIDDDDEQEDDVQ; this is translated from the coding sequence ATGTTGAAAAAAGTTACGCTAAGCATTTTTTTACTCTATGTGCTTGTTAGCTTATCTGGCTGTATTGCTGTTGCTGTTGTCTCAACTGCCGTAGGTGTCACTACATCGGTTGTTGGTGGCGCTATCGACGTTGTCGACGCGGTAACTCCAGACATAATTGACGACGACGATGAACAAGAAGACGACGTTCAATAA
- a CDS encoding type II toxin-antitoxin system RelE/ParE family toxin: MKTYYDEQHVPDIGNNFILDIISHIEQLPDNPKIGRQVPEFCVSSIRELIHPLFRIVYVLNAISIQIIRVWRSERLMHLPLDY; the protein is encoded by the coding sequence ATCAAGACATATTATGATGAGCAGCATGTTCCAGATATTGGTAATAATTTTATTTTAGACATAATAAGCCATATAGAACAATTACCCGATAATCCGAAAATTGGCAGACAAGTTCCTGAATTTTGCGTGTCATCAATTAGAGAATTAATTCACCCGCTTTTTCGTATTGTGTATGTATTAAATGCAATAAGCATTCAAATTATTAGAGTCTGGCGAAGCGAAAGATTAATGCATTTACCGTTAGATTATTGA